GCACGGAGCTGAAGGGGCGCCTCGGGGAAGCCGAGGGGGAGAACGTGCGTCTGCAGGCCCTGGTGCGGCAGAAGGAGAAGGAGCTGGCCGACGTGAAGGCGGTGAGCCCGCGGGACAGGGGGccggccccagcccccagcccccgctGCCGCTCACACGGTGGTCCCTGTCGTCCCTGCGTCCCCAGGTGAATGAGCAGCTGGTCGGCGAGCGCAGCAACCTGGCCCAGGTCCTTCGCCAGGAGTTCGCTGACCGGCTGGCGGCCTCGGAGGAGGAGAATCGGCAGGTCAAGGCTGAGCTGGCCGAGCTGCGGGCCCGCCAGcggctggagctggagcagctCACGTGGGAGAAGCAGGCGGAGCTGGAGGAGGTGCACGGGAGGTGGGCTGCAGGGTTGACTGCGCCCTCGGGGTGCCCAGACCAGCCAGTGGGCCGGACGCTGGGCCGAGGAGGGTGCTGGCCAAATGCCCTCCTTCCAGCTTCTTCCTTTCTGCTGATGCAGAACCGGGCCCATTTGCTGTGGGCTCCATGTTTGAGGCTCAGCTGTTCCCAAGTTTGGTGCTTGGCCCAGGGTTCAGGAAGAAGCCCAGCCATCCCGAGCCAGGGCTGGTGCTTCCGTGTGGGTGTCAAGAGGCTCCCCGGCCCTCGGCCCCCTGGGCCTGGGTGGCGCACGTGCTGTGCAGAAAGATGGAGGCCCCCCGAGGTGAACAGTGAACAGCCCATCCCCCGGGGGCCCCTTAGTCCCTCCCAggtccctgcctgcctgcccttggCGGGCGCTCTGCGAGGCAGGTGCACGGTGGGGTCTCGCCCTCCTCTCAGTGGGCCCCTTCCTGAGGGGTGTGGATTCACATGGGGTCAGCTGTGGGGTCACAGGTCCTGTCATCAGCTCCTCCAGGCGGCCCAGGGCCCACGGTCAGCAGGGCTGGGATAGGGTGGGCAAGAGAGCAGCCCTGCTGCCTTTCGGGGGGATGGGGGTCCCCCACTCGCTTCCCTGCCACACACAGAGCTGCAGGCTGGCCTTGCGCTCCCCTGCAGGGTGAAGACGGCCCTGGCGAAGAAGGAGGAGGCCGTGAGCAGCCTTCGGAAGCAGCACGAGGTGGGTCTCCCCGGGGCCGGccagcctggggggcgggggcggctcGGGCCTGACCAGGACGGACGGCGTGTTGCAGGCCGCGCTGAAGCGGGCCGACCACCTGGAGGAGCTGCTGGGGCAGCGCAGGCGGCCGTCCCCAAGCACCAAGTGACCTCCTGCCTGTGGGCAACGGACAGACCGACAGCAGCGGGCTGAGGGCGCCTGGCGTGAAGGACTCCCCGCCGCAGGTGGAGCACCGAGGCTGCGTCCTAGCAGTAAAGCGTGTCTTTTACTACGTGGCGTGACGCTGCCTGGTCTCTCCTGGGCTGGGtcgggggtggcaggggtggaggctgctcggggggggggggcccccTCGCCAGGGGGTGGTGTGTCTGGACCCAGCTCTGCTCTTGGCCAGTCCCCATGTTCTGGCCTGTCCCTGTGGTTCCCCAGCTCAGGTCCAGCCCCCGAGCAGAAAGAACAGCCCTCTTTCCATCTGGGCCCGGATGAGCCCCGTGACACTTGTGCCCGCCgccccctccaccctcacccACTGCCACAGCCCCTGCTGCCTGCCCAGGCTGCTGGgtgtccctgtcccctccctggctAGAGAACCGGCCAGCCTCCCTGAGGCCCTCTCAGGACACCCTCTGGAGAGGTGACAGCCTGGAACCCTTGAGAAAAGGGTACTGGACAGGCTCTGCCCACGAGGAGGGTGGAGGCCCATCCTCCAAGGTCGGGGGGCGAGAGGGCAGTGGGGGGACATGGCTCCTTCGCCCTCCTGCTGGCCCTCTTTCACTGCTGCTGCCCTGGCCCAGATTCTGGGAGGCCACTGGGGGAGTGGCCGCTGGCCCGGGTGCCACCCTGCTGTGGGGATGCCCAGGGCTGGCCCAATGGAGGGGGAGCCCCTCCTGTGCCCTCCAGAGGCGGGACTTGGACTTGGGACTTGGACTCTGACTGCTGCGAACCCCGCCCGCGGCCCCTCTCAGTGCCAGCAACGGCAAGGGCAGGGGAGGGCCCGCGTGGGCCTGAAGCAGCTCACGGGATCCCTGACCTTCGGGCTCTCCCGATGCCCTGTTCCCTGGCATGGCGCCCCGGGGCCTGAGGTTCCGCATCTACACAGGAtggctgcttccttccttctggagAGCTGGACGGGCTGTGGTGCGAGCAGGGCCGCCCTGGGCCCGACTGCTCCTGGGTGGAGTGCCCGGCCTGGTCCCCAGTCCACGTCCCTCCCTTGAGATGACAGGGCAGAGACTAGGCCTTGAAGCCCCTCTGGCTCTGACGGGGCTtagggtgaggagggggctggctCCGTCACCCACAGcattcctgcccccacctccttagGACGGCTCTGCCCGgagcccttcccccagccctctGCTGCTTTTCAAAGAGCCAGGCTGCCACTTGAGCCCTTCCTCCCAAGTCCCAGAAAAGAGGTGCAGAGGGGCTGGGCCCCAGGAATAAGGACATAGAGTGGGCTCTGccaggggaggggcagtgggtCAGCAGCTCAGTGGCTGTCGGACGCTGGGCCTGCCTCCCCcttcctgagctgctgcagatcAGGCCAGGGCTCCAGACACCGGGCAGGGGTGAAATGGGGGAGGAGCAGGCTGTCGGGGCCTTTGGACTCCCTGACTCTCCCCACCACCCCGGTGCAGTTTCGTTTGAGCTGTTGTTAGGAGTTGCTGGGGGGGAATGGCTGTAAATGACTAAACCGTGGTATTTTTGCAGCTAAGGTTTTAGCAGATGGGAAGACAGACACTTGGGGGGACTCTCAGAGTGAGATGAAAGGGGGTGCAGACGGCTCTTGACAGAAGCAGCAGAAAAATGGACAGTGGTGACTTCTCAGTCAGGGAGATGGCTCCTGATTTGCAgctttccattcatctgtccatctgtccatccttccatctttccatccatccatcatccatccatccatcgtccatctgtccatctgtccatccatcgtGTGTTCACGAGGACAGGTCGGGTGCCCTCTCTGTGCCGTCTCTGTATGCTACACACTCCCTCACCTCTGCGAGAATCTGAGCCCTTTGCTTTACTTTCACTCAAGCTTTTCTTGTCACAGGTAATGATTTGTCCCTGACACTAAGTGCTTTGGGGCTTGTGTCATCCTGGGTCTCTGTCCTGCCCATCACCCGCCCATAGGCCTTGTGGTGACATCTCACATGTCCCAGCTGGTGAAGATGTGTTGCTGAGAGGCTAGAagtgtggaggtggggtgggggacctgCACATCTGTGCCCCAAAGAAGGGGAACTGAGATGCCGTTCTCATTCCccagggtggggagagtgggCCGGGCAGCACCGTGCCCTTTGGTGGCGGTGGGGCTCTGTTAGGCCCCAGCCTCCCAAGGAAGGTCTCCCCAGCCTTCTAGCCCCTCTGGctaattcatcattttttttaattcttctatttCCTTACTGATTTCTTTCCTGCTCACTCCGTCAGTTCCCAAGAGAGGAATGCTACAACCTCCCAccatctctttttcattttagtggCTTGCTTTTGCTTCATGGATTCTAAGGCTGTGTTGGTGGGTACAGACACATTTAGAGCTGTGTGTTTTCCTGGTGAGTCAACCTATTATTTTTACAAACTGTCCTCTTTGCCTaccattgcttctttttttttttttttggctttttttaaggctgcacccgaggtacatggaggttcccaggctaggggtctaatcagagctacagctgccggcctgcagtcacagcaatgcaggatccaagctgcatctgcgacctacaccacagctcatggtaatactggatacttaacccactgagcgaggccagggatggaacccgcaacctcatgatttctagttgggtttgtttctgctgtgtcgtGATGAGAACTCCAGCTTTGCTTCTTGCCTTAAAGCCTCCTTCATCCACTGTAGCAGCCGTGCCAGCTTTCTCTGCGTAGCGTTGGCGTGGTGTATCTTTGTGACTCTTTGACTTTCAGTCTTTCTGTGGCCTTCTGGTTCAGCAAAGCACGAAACCAGCCGCAGACCATATGCAGATGAATGGGCATGGCCAGCTGTGGTCTGCACTGAACTGAATTTGGCTCCCCGTCCAGCGGGATTGCTTTTACTCTGGCGGCGGCAGTtggggcaggagctgggctggCTAAGGCCGGGCTCTGGTCTCTGGACTCCTGTCCACACTCTCAGCCCGTAGGACCCACAAGAAAAGACCCGCCTCTCTGGCAGGTACCAAACACCCAGGAGCCTGCCAGGTGGCCTCTCAGTCGCTCAGCCTCTTGCCACCCAGTGGCAAACCCTAGCATAGGCCCTGTGCCAACTTCAGGCTCACCCTGGCGCTTTCCTTTCCAGGACCTCAGAAGCTTGGTGTTTGCTCACTCATACAGACATAATAAATAGTGTCGGCGTGTGCTCTGGAGAAGAGGGAGCCCAAGAAGAACGCCGACTGCTGGGCAAGGCAGAGCGGGATGGGGCACAGGGCAAGGGTTGGGCTCTTGGGATGTAACAttgaggaaaacagaatggatGAGGGAGTCAGTCATGCGGGTAGACAGCTTACCAGGCCCGGGGACAgccgtgcaaaggccctggggcagggggctccCCGCTGGGGAGCAGTAGGGAGGCGACTGTAGCTCCAGGGTCTGAGGTCAGAGAGCGTGTGGCCGCCCCAAGGCCTTGTCTCGACTTTGCACAAGAGCGGAGCTTCTGGAAACTTCCAAGTGAGGTGACGGGTCtgccttctattttattttactattattttaaaatttggtttatttcgtttttcttttttagggccatacctgcagcctatggaggttcccgatgtaggggttgaatccgagctgcagccaccagaccgcaccacagccacagcaacgcgggatccaagccgcatctgcctcagcttgcggcaacgctggggcagcgccagatccttaacccactgagcgagaccagggattgaacccgcacgcttgtggatactagtcaggttcttaacccccaggccaccgtgggaactccctctgaccTCTGTTTTAAAAGGGCCTCTTTCTCTGGCTGCTCTGCCGAGAGCCCACTGTTGGAGGTACAGGCAGGGAGGCCTGTCTGGGAACCGAGGCAGTCACGAGGCAAGGGCTGGTGGTGGCCTGGACCGCGAGGGAAGTGGGCCCTGGATGCACTACCTTGCAGGTGGCTGTGAAAGGGAGGGGCCGAGGGGACCTGCGAGCTGGGCTCCCCTCAGCTGCTGCTACAAGCAGACGCTATAGCAGTTCACTCCCAACTCCTGCCAcggcccagggcagggctcctGGGGGTGCTGCCTTCACCCTGGGGTGATCCGTCCACCTTtggccctccctcccctggggcctGCAGTCCCAGGGCAGCTGCAGGAGGGAACCTTCCTGCCCACGTGGGCGCATGAGCGGGGATGGGGCCAGTGCTCAGCCGGCAACGAGTCCCGAGGGGGGAGCACACCCACACCCCCTAATGGTAAGCACAGGGCTCCCACCAGAGCAGCAGGAACAACGCCGCTCTTAGGGATGGGTGGTCGGAGGGGGAAGACTGTCCCGTGAAACAGGGCCTGGGGTTTAGGGTTCTGGAGTGGGGGAGAGAGGTCTGGCTGGGAGCAGGTGCTGAAACTGTGTGCAGGGAGCCCACCAGGTGGGCCAGTGTGGGTGGAGCCGAGGCTGCGGgccaggtggggtgggagggcatcCGCAGGAAGAGCctgggaagaaggggaggggcttcagagagagagagaggagtgcaGGGCGCAGGGCCCAACCAGGCCACTCCCCACCGGGCGGCATCCGGGAGCCACAGCTGACCCTGTGCTGTGCTTGCACAGCTGCCCTGGACTCCGGTGGCCTTGGACCCAGCCTGGCGAGGAGCCTCAGACCCGGCCTGGCAAGGAGCTTGGGGCAGAACCCacgggaggctggggagggggctggtctGGGCCCAGAGAGCTCcgggctgggaggggcaggactGGAGGGGGACTGCCCTCCGAGGGGGCCCCCAGTGAGGGAGGAACGGGAGGGGTAGAGGCTGGATGTACCCAGCGCCCCCCctcccattcccccccccaccgcccccatgTCGCCCTGCCCCCCAGCTGTCCCCCAGAGACCCACGATCCTGCCCGCATCCCGGCTGAGGCGGCACACCCCTGACAGACACTTGGGCTGCGGGTCATTTAATgctgtttttcttccattttcctggCACAAGCTGCGTCCACCCCATGGCCTTCTCCACGCGGCATGCGCGGCATGCGCGTATCCCGTGGCGCCCCTTGGGGGACGCTCATTGGCTGGGGCTGGGCGTGGTGCTACTTCTTCTTtggaattttctcctttttgatcAATTCGGAAAATTCTAGAGCAGGAGACAGATTTCTAGTAAGTAACCCCCCTGGCCTTTGGCCCGCAGCCTTGCAGGGGAGCCTCCCTTACAATGGGAGACCCCACAGTACCGGGGGCCCTGCATTCCGCCCTCCTGAGCGGTGCAGGCAGGGCGGCAGGAAACACCAGAGCTTGGCTGCTCGAACTGTCCTGTGCCTGCGCCTGTGCCTACTGTGGGTCTCATGATGAACCCCCAGGGGCTCCCCTCAGAGTCTCAGAGCTGGTTCTCCTGTGATCGCCCCACCtccagtggggaaactgaggcgcTGAGAGGCTGCGTCCTAAATGGCCTCCCTGGCCCAGCTGCCCCCGTGGGAAGTCTTGAGTCCACCTGCAAGGCAAGCTTTCCTGGTATTTGCAGGCAGGAAGTGGAGGGTGAGGACGGCCCCCAGCTGGCAGGGGTGTCAGCAGGCCAGTTGGTCTGGGGCTCTGAGCCCTGCTCTCCTGTTCCTAGGGCCACcctccaggcttggggtcagCAGCTGGGGTGGCTGGGCAGCAGGATGGTGATCAGGCAGCCATGGGGAGCCTCAGGGAGGGGCTACCACCCTGCAAACGCAGGGCAACCCCTCCTGGGCAAcgcctgccctgcccctgccccctgctcaACTCACACCCGTTCCCCGGGATCGCATCTCTCCGCCCACCCcaactccttccttcctgggcCCTCTCTGCAGCTCCTCAGGCCCTGGTCCCTGCCTCAAACCTCCCTCTGGCCCCGTTTTGGAACCCCCCCATCTAATGTGCTCCCCCAAAGCTGGCTTGGGCGCCTCCTCTGCTCAGAAACCTCCAGCAGCTCCCTAGGTCCAGTGAAACACCCCACCCCGCTCAGCATCCCCAAGGCTCCGCCTCCTCATGGGGGGGTGGGATGATGGCACCCAGAGGGGGCTGTGAGTTTAGGGGGAGGGGGTCCACGCCTGGCTGTGGGGAGCCTGGTCAGCCCCACCCCGAGACAGGCGCTGGCCGGGGTGCAAACTGCCTGAGGACgagggacagggaggggcaggaaggtcCGGAGGGGCCCCCCGGCCCCTCGCATCAGGGCTGCCCCACCTTCGAAGTCGATTCTCCCGTCCCCGTCCGTGTCGGCCACCTGGGTGACGGCCTCAGCCTCCTCGTCCGTCAGGGGGGCAATGGACCCGGCACTGGGGATGGCAGACAGGGCGTacctggggccaggggtgggctCGGATCAGAGCTGGGGGAGCACCTGGCCGGCACCCGACCGCTTACGAGGTGCTTGCTCCCCACGTGACAGTTGGGGAAACGGAGCCGGGCGCGGCCCCCTTTCCGGCCTGGCCCGTTGGAGGCCGGTGAGGATGCCCAGAACCCAGGACCCCCCTCCCCGGCTGCTGCCGTTACTTGATCTCGCGCCACTCGATGAAGCCGCTCTTGTCCTTGTCCAGCGTCTGGAACGCCTTCCGGATGACGCTCTCCAGCTGCCCCGAGGCCCGGCACTGCTGCATGTACTCCAAGAACTTGACACAGTGGAGGGAGCCTGGGGGGGACCGGCCGTGTCACCCAGGCCTCCGTGCTCGGGCCGGGCAGCCTGGCCGGCGGGGCCTGGGCCCAGAGGGAGACTCCTGtcccggggcggggggctgcCGGGCCCCGTGCCCTTCCCCAGCCCGGGGGGCTCGTGCGTGCACGGGTCTCGTCCACAGTGGGCGGCCTGGCGGTACCGTGGTGCCTCGCATCGGCGGGCAGCAGGTCTGTGTCCTCGTCCGACAGGGACGCGCCCACGGCCAACGCCATCTCCTTCACCTGGGAGGAGAAATTGTCGTCCATCCTGGCCCTGCGGGCACGGGGAGCCATCGGCGGGATGCTGGGCGGAAGATGGCACCCTGCCTGGACGCCGCGCAGCGCCAGATCCCAAGAGGCGTCCGAGCCCCGTCTCTTCCACCTTGAGGGGCTACCCACTTCCCAGCAGAGACAGGCCCTGAAAGAGTAAATTTCTGCTGGGTAGATGAGGTCGGGGCGCAGGCcgaggggccagggcagggccggGCTGTCCtgtgccccagggcagccccttGTGACCCCGGAGCTCTCGGGTTGCCGTCCCCAGGGCAGGTTGGGTTCTGGGGCTGGTGGCAGAGCAGCTATTTCAAAGGCTCCTTGGCCCTCTCCGAAGTTCACGTGGCGGCAGAGCCTTCTGGAACCTGCTCCCGCCGCCAGGAGAGGCAGCCCATTGGCCTACAGGGCGCCAGGCGGCCTGGCAGCGGCTGGAGGAAGCCCCTGCTTTCCTCCCAGGAGAGACGCCTCGGGTCAAAGGTGCAACTCCagcctgtgggggtggggtgtgtggagGGGATGGATCTGCCGGGGGAAGGGGGGGCACGCCTGCCCCCTGTCCCCCTGTCCCGGAAGGCTTATGCAAGGAGCCCAGACGGAAGGAGAAGGTGGGGAAGGGTCCTTGGAGCCTGTGTGGGCCTGGAGCTGGGTCCTCCTGGTGTCGCTGTGAAGGCGGCTCCTGCAGCCAGCccgggcggtggggtgggggggtctgctGGGACCAAAGGCCTCAGAGGCCCAGAGCGCAGACCACCCCCAACCCCGCGTCCGGAGCTGAGACCCTGGTTCACCTCCCCACCTGGAGTCTCAGGCGCTGCTCTGGAGGGAAGGGAGGCCTCGCCTGCCACACGGGGCCCTGCGGGGGCCGGCGTCACCCCTTTTGTGGAGGAGGTTCTGGCCCAGCCTGGGGTTGACGTGCTGACTGCAGAGCGCTGCGGGCGGCGTGGGCTGGGCTGTTCTTCTCCCACTCTGCTGCTCTTGGAggtccccccaaccccaaccaaGGAAGGGGAGCCGGAGACCAGAGGAGACAGCGGGGAGTCAGGGTCCTAGCCTCCCGCCGCCACGGTGGCTGTATTTATAACACCTGATCCAGGGCCTGGGGTGCCGGCCAGGGCGGGAACCGGGGAGGctggtggggaaggggctgcaAGGCACCGCACAGAACCCCCGGCCCAGCGCCCTCGGGTGTTCCCAGCGCCTGGGAGGGCCCTGTCCCCTCGGTCCTTCCCCCTGAAAAGGCCCTCGCCCCTCCTACCTTACTGGCCTCCACAGCCAGAGCTGGTGAGAACCCCCCCGCATATCCTCAGTAGTGCTGGGAACTTCCTGGACCCCAGACCACTCTGGACTGCCCGCGCGGCCCTCCTGGGGGCTGTGGTCTGCTTCTAGCACCTGCCGGAGGGTCTTCAATTCAGAGGCTTCGTggctggagggaggtgggaaggggcaACGAGGCCATGGGGAGGGGGCCCGTCGGCAGCGGGGCCAGACCTGGCTGGGCGCGCCTGTCAGGTTCGGGGATCTGAGGGCCCTGGGGCTTCTGTTCTGCCAGGCCCTCCCACCCTGCGCCCCCCCTCCGCTCCGGGAGTCCTGGGGTCAGGAGTGGGTCTCAGTCCCTCTCCGACCCCAGCTCACAGCTGTGCTGAGGGCCACGCAGGCCCCTCATGCCCACGTGCCCATGTGCAGACCAGCCGCCGGGGGGGGGCCCCTCTCCTTTGCTCCTTTTCTGCCTCCCCCAGACCTCCCAGGGGTCCCCCGCACCCAGGGCCTCCCCTCATCCCCTGGAAGACGGGGCCCCAAACTCCGACCACGCAGCTCTGGCTGCTCCAGCCCAGTTGGGCACCCACACCACCCTCCCTAGCGGGGCTCACCTCTTGGCTCCCCTCGAGGGCTCTGGGgaggcagccaggctgggggcACTGAGAGCCTGCCAGGGCTCCAGCTTTTATACCTGCAGCCGCTCAGCCTGTTTACAGCTTGGGGCTGCAGCTGTGCCCTGTGCCCCTGTCCCTCCTGGCCACTCCAGCCTGGCACTGGCCATCCCCAGCGGCTCGATGGCTCTTGGCGTGTCCACACCGGGCCGGGCAGAGCGACCAGCAGCAGCGCCGGGCCGCCTGGGCCcggggggtggggttgggagtgTGATGGCATTGGGGAGTGAGTGGGGACCTTCTCTCTGTCACAGGAGGTCCCACCCTGCCTGCTGACTTCACGGGGCTGAGGTGGGGTGGCCGTCCCCCAACCCGAGACGGCGCGTGTGTCCGAGGCGGCAACGGAAGACTCTGGACGATTGGGTCTCCTTGGGTGAGCAGCCAGGCTGGGCAGCTGGCCTCTGTCCCTGGGCcgctgccgggggggggggggcgggagccACCTGGGGACGGGTCTTCAGGgcgaggggaggagagggaggcctcTGTCAGGCAGGGTGGCTCCTGCGGGTCGGGGGGCAGGgaccctgggcagggctggcctctCTCCCTGGGTAGGGCCCTCACGAGGCAGTCACCAGGGTGACAGTGGGGACCAGAGAGGGACACATCTCCGAGAGCCTCTCCCGGCCGCGGCCCCGCCACCGGCCATTCGCTTTCCAAGCCTCCGTGTTTCATGCGCAGAGGTTCGGCCCTTCCCAGCCCTCCACCAGCGCCGTCCCCCGGGGTTTCTGCCCCTGTCACTTCCTGTGACGCTCATGTGGCTCGGACATCTGCTTTCCCTGCGAGAAGTCTTGTCACATGTTGCTGAGACCCTGCATGGCTGTGACGTTAAACAGCTCGGTGTGAGGCCCATGAGCCGAGGTTGTTCTAGTAACTTCCTTGGCTAGCCACCTGCTGCTGGACCCGGAGCTGTGCTTTTGTCACGAGAGATGTTGTGGGAGACCCGAgtggggggacgggggggggggtccccggTCCTGCCACGTTCTCCTCCGAGAGGGTTACCCTAAAGCCTCCCGCCAGGTGCCCCACGGGCCCCAGCGGGCAGCACGGACGTCGGCCCCCGGGTCTGTCCGCCCAGCGGATGCAATCCGCCTGAAAGGAAGGAGGCGCCAGGTCGCTACAGCGCAGATGAGCCCTGACAGCCCCACGCGGCGTGAAAAGAGCCGATCCCAGCCGACCGCAGGGTCTgtgatgccatttgcagaaagTGTCCAGCCGAGTCCAGTCcgtggagacagaaagcagatcggtgggggctgggggcaatGGGCGGTTCCCAGTGGGCGCGGGGTTTGCCTTTAGAGCGTTCTGGAACCAGATAAAGGTGATGGTTGCGCTCCATGGTGAATGCACCAAGCGCTGCTGAATTGTTCACGGAAAATGGTTTCTCTTACGTTATCTGAGCACCCCCTCCGCCCGGCCTCCGGTGGGGTGCTGCCGCCGTCTTCCGGAAGGCGCTGTCCGTGCCCACCCTGCCCAGGACGTGAGACGACGATGAGGAGCGGGTGGGCGGGTCCCTGGGCTGGCACCTGCCCGGAGCTGACAGATGGCCAGTCCCCCGGGCAGCCCCTCCCGCTTCGTTTCTGTCCGGCTGCCCCTCCTCTCCTGAAGCCCTGACCCGGCTTACCGGCCCTGCTCTGGGCTGAGGAGGCCTCACGGAGCCAGGGGGATCAGCTCACAGCCCTGTGCCCAGGCCCGGCAGGCGCTGCCCCTTGGGTCTCCCGGGCCCTGGGTGGGACAGGCACTGCCTCCCCTCCCCGGCCCGCCTGGAACAGCTTCGGCGGGGGGCACGGGGGCTGCTCTCGGCCCCTCCTGCTGGAAGCCAGCCCTGCCCCACGCGCGTCCTGAACACAGAAGAGGAGCCAGCCTCCTTTGCCAGGGAGCCGTTTTACGAGGACCAAGCTCCTCAAGCCGCAGCCTCCTCAGACGCTGGTGTGTCCCCCTGACTGGACCAGGCGGCATCTCCAGGGGGCCAGGTACCAGCGCAGCCGCACCTGCCTCCCCAGGTCCCTGGGCAAAGGCCGggacccctcccacccacccccacctcgcaGAGCACAGCCACGCGGGCGGCTTGCGGGAGATAGGttcctctggggtggggggctgtctcTGGGCAAGTGCGGGTGGGGCCCGCCTTTCCCCTTGGCGACGGCCCCCTCCCACACCCCCCGTGGGGGGGGTAAAGCGATCACAAGGGGCGCCTGTTCCCCTTCCCCCCAGGCCGGGACCATCCCCTCTGCAGCAGGAAGAGGTGGGCAGGGGAAGCCGCTGGGGGTGAGGCCCCGGCAGGCGGGGTGTCCCTGGGGCCAGGGCTCTGGGGTCCCCAACACTGGGTCTGTGGGCCGAATCCAGGGCGGCCTTTCGGGCAGACCTGCTGAGGCGGGTTCTTCTCAGAGGAGGGACTCTAGGAGCTGGCCGtcgccctggccctgcccctgtgTCCTTTACCACAAAAGGTCTTGGTCCCGGTACCTTGATGGGAACAGCATCGTCACCGACGTGGCCCTGAAGACCAGGCCCCCCCAGATCGGGACAGGCCCTAACCAGTGACTGGTTCCTTATAAGAGGGACGCAGAGACAAGAGAAAGGCCACAGGAGACggagggacagaggcagaggctgagtGATGCCGCCAGGGGCCAAGAAGCACCTGGGCCTCCAGGAGCCAGAGGGGGTAGGAAGGGGCTCCTCTGACCTTTGGAGGAGCCTGGCCCCCTGGCTTTCAGCTGGGACGTCCGGCTCCAGACTGGGGAGAACCTGTTTCTGCTTGAAGCCCCGTTTTTGCGGTCATTTGTCACGGCCGCCCCAGGACACTCT
The Phacochoerus africanus isolate WHEZ1 chromosome 14, ROS_Pafr_v1, whole genome shotgun sequence DNA segment above includes these coding regions:
- the PVALEF gene encoding parvalbumin-like EF-hand-containing protein; its protein translation is MAPRARRARMDDNFSSQVKEMALAVGASLSDEDTDLLPADARHHGSLHCVKFLEYMQQCRASGQLESVIRKAFQTLDKDKSGFIEWREIKYALSAIPSAGSIAPLTDEEAEAVTQVADTDGDGRIDFEEFSELIKKEKIPKKK